One region of Candidatus Polarisedimenticolaceae bacterium genomic DNA includes:
- a CDS encoding GWxTD domain-containing protein, with protein MRLLPAAGLALGVLVTHLVAAAGSNKDDVKHWLDGPVHYVITPQEIKDWKALKTDADRVAFVERFWRRRDPTPDTLSNEYRQLFWTRVREANDKFQDSSKPGWMTDRGKIYILYGAPDDVRDDPNAKVDSTKTDSAGLIRWVYNRPGGRPDLDPVVYVPFVRDVTGEYHVSSDPSLASPFFDLHEAQDRKDVGMVAPTSRSPLGVLLDLGKMQEVPPQEKYILDSVEAVETFAYQPLPLAVDRFRQEKGGMLAVATVAIPGEADSAPPSLIARFAKPGNGGTAHLLGEGSFRVEGEGVARTAQGRVQLEPGAWEVTVLAVDPSTGVSRIYRGRIDPLPSGTGVSVSDTVLARTMEPLPYVAQSSYDSPYIIGGFHVVPRAAETLARGDPVRVFFEIYGSAPPYHVTYQLEGKETDGSWRALGRPQEREATTIGQGFELPTAASWPLGAYRLRIRVVDATAAAVETTAPFSVVEHENAAPADAPQPVVPKP; from the coding sequence GTGCGCCTCCTCCCCGCGGCCGGCCTCGCGCTCGGCGTCCTCGTCACGCACCTGGTCGCGGCCGCCGGCAGCAACAAGGACGACGTGAAGCATTGGCTCGACGGGCCGGTGCACTACGTCATCACGCCGCAGGAGATCAAGGACTGGAAGGCGCTCAAGACCGACGCCGACCGCGTTGCCTTCGTCGAGCGGTTCTGGCGCCGCCGCGACCCGACCCCGGACACCCTCAGCAACGAGTATCGCCAGCTCTTCTGGACCCGGGTCCGCGAGGCGAACGACAAATTCCAGGACAGCTCCAAACCCGGGTGGATGACCGACCGTGGGAAGATCTACATCCTCTACGGGGCGCCCGACGACGTGAGGGACGACCCGAACGCCAAGGTCGATTCGACGAAGACCGACAGCGCCGGCCTCATCCGCTGGGTCTACAACAGGCCGGGTGGCCGCCCCGACCTCGACCCGGTCGTCTACGTTCCGTTCGTTCGCGACGTGACCGGCGAGTACCACGTCTCGTCCGACCCCTCGCTCGCGAGCCCATTCTTCGATCTCCACGAAGCGCAGGACCGGAAGGATGTCGGGATGGTCGCGCCCACGAGCCGCTCGCCGCTCGGCGTGCTCCTCGACCTCGGCAAGATGCAAGAGGTGCCGCCGCAGGAGAAGTACATCCTCGACTCCGTCGAAGCGGTCGAGACGTTCGCTTATCAGCCGCTGCCCCTCGCCGTCGACCGTTTCCGGCAAGAGAAGGGCGGGATGCTGGCCGTCGCGACCGTGGCGATTCCGGGAGAGGCGGATTCGGCGCCACCCTCGCTCATCGCGAGGTTCGCCAAGCCTGGGAACGGCGGGACCGCGCACCTCCTCGGCGAGGGATCGTTCCGCGTCGAGGGCGAGGGGGTCGCGCGCACAGCGCAGGGGCGCGTCCAGCTCGAGCCCGGGGCGTGGGAGGTGACGGTTCTCGCCGTCGACCCATCGACCGGCGTGAGCCGAATCTACAGGGGCCGGATCGATCCGCTCCCTTCCGGCACCGGTGTCTCGGTCTCGGATACCGTCCTCGCGCGCACGATGGAGCCGCTCCCCTACGTGGCGCAGTCGAGCTACGACTCGCCCTACATCATCGGCGGGTTCCACGTCGTCCCGCGCGCCGCCGAGACGCTCGCGCGGGGTGATCCGGTCCGCGTCTTCTTCGAGATCTACGGAAGCGCGCCGCCGTACCACGTCACGTACCAGCTCGAGGGGAAGGAGACCGACGGGAGCTGGCGCGCGCTCGGGAGGCCGCAGGAGCGCGAGGCGACGACGATCGGCCAGGGCTTCGAGCTGCCGACCGCCGCCAGCTGGCCGCTCGGCGCCTACCGTCTGAGGATCCGGGTCGTCGACGCGACGGCCGCGGCCGTCGAGACGACGGCGCCGTTCTCTGTCGTCGAGCACGAAAACGCGGCGCCGGCCGACGCCCCGCAGCCGGTCGTCCCCAAGCCGTGA
- a CDS encoding DUF4340 domain-containing protein → MRPRLLLALAAAGGLAALYVWSSRARGPATSEARLAAFDHRRVTALTVAAGGESCRAVRDGAGWRLDAPVDDAASASAVEEVLVAAGRATILRAMPEAAPSPAFGLVPPEVHVELEGVATPAIDVGARIPTGEGVYARVAGHAGVVVLKLPECAALSTVRCALLRDASLLGAQASEIAAVDLAPDGPSLRKEGGAWWIEKPRRLAASPARVDALVTALARASIVAWDDAADAADPRFGLTGGRRVAVTAAGAARALTFGARAGEGRVYASREGRRGVVTVAIPALAGTSLDALRETKLTNVNRYHVVSLDYRNGAERFTATRVKGTWTPLSDDAVLALLVGLLEAPTASCEAATLPGGTRATIDYATDDGAKGHIEVVSGLASWSEAPGSVFRLAAPLPPVR, encoded by the coding sequence GTGCGGCCGCGCCTCCTCCTCGCCCTGGCGGCCGCCGGCGGGCTCGCGGCGCTTTACGTGTGGTCCAGTCGCGCGCGCGGACCGGCGACGTCCGAGGCGCGGCTCGCCGCGTTCGACCATCGCCGGGTGACGGCGCTCACCGTCGCCGCCGGCGGCGAGTCGTGCCGCGCCGTCCGCGACGGCGCGGGGTGGAGGCTCGACGCTCCTGTCGATGACGCCGCTTCCGCGTCGGCGGTCGAGGAGGTCCTCGTCGCGGCCGGCCGGGCGACCATCCTGCGGGCGATGCCCGAGGCCGCGCCGTCGCCGGCGTTCGGCCTCGTGCCTCCGGAGGTCCACGTGGAGCTCGAAGGGGTCGCCACGCCTGCGATCGACGTCGGCGCCCGCATCCCGACCGGCGAGGGCGTCTACGCGCGCGTCGCCGGCCACGCCGGTGTCGTCGTCCTCAAGCTCCCCGAGTGCGCGGCGCTCTCGACCGTCCGGTGCGCGCTCCTTCGCGACGCGTCGCTCCTCGGCGCGCAGGCGAGCGAGATCGCCGCGGTCGATCTGGCCCCGGACGGTCCGTCGCTCCGGAAGGAAGGGGGGGCGTGGTGGATCGAGAAGCCGCGCCGTCTCGCCGCGTCGCCGGCGCGCGTCGACGCCCTGGTCACCGCGCTCGCACGCGCGTCGATCGTGGCGTGGGACGATGCCGCCGACGCGGCCGATCCGCGCTTCGGCCTCACGGGAGGGCGGCGCGTCGCGGTCACCGCGGCGGGCGCGGCGCGGGCGCTGACGTTCGGCGCCCGGGCGGGCGAGGGACGCGTCTACGCGTCGCGCGAAGGGCGTCGCGGTGTCGTCACGGTCGCGATCCCCGCGCTCGCGGGGACGAGCCTCGACGCGCTCCGCGAGACCAAGCTGACGAACGTCAACCGCTATCACGTCGTCTCGCTCGACTACCGCAACGGTGCGGAGCGCTTCACCGCCACGCGAGTCAAGGGCACCTGGACGCCTCTGTCCGACGACGCGGTGCTCGCCCTCCTCGTCGGCCTGCTCGAGGCGCCGACGGCGTCGTGCGAAGCCGCGACGCTTCCCGGCGGCACGCGAGCGACGATCGACTACGCGACCGACGACGGAGCGAAGGGGCACATCGAGGTCGTCTCGGGGCTCGCGTCATGGAGCGAGGCGCCGGGCTCCGTCTTTCGTCTCGCTGCGCCGCTCCCGCCCGTACGGTAA